From the Hymenobacter yonginensis genome, one window contains:
- the metK gene encoding methionine adenosyltransferase, with protein MPYLFTSESVSEGHPDKVADQISDAILDEYLRQDPASKVACETLVTTDFALVAGEIKSKAHVEAEPIVREVIRRIGYNKPEYLFNADTCEVMNRLHEQSADINQGVERASDEEQGAGDQGMMFGYATKETPNYMPLALDLSHRLLQELSKIRREGTEMTYLRPDAKSQVTIRYADDNTPEAIETIVVSTQHDEFDQDEQTMLRQIEQDIKIILVPRVKAQLSPEVQSLFTDAIIYHINPTGKFVIGGPHGDSGLTGRKIIVDTYGGKGAHGGGAFSGKDSSKVDRSAAYAARHIAKNLVAAGVADQVLVQVAYAIGVAQPVGVFVTTYGTTQASNGHGEKLTDGQIAEKVQRLFDLRPYAIVQRLGLRNPIFSESAAYGHMGRQPGTKEVKDAAGNTRTVETFTWEKLDYVDKIKAEFGL; from the coding sequence ATGCCGTACCTGTTCACCTCCGAATCTGTTTCGGAAGGCCACCCCGATAAAGTAGCCGACCAGATTTCTGACGCTATTCTCGACGAGTATCTTCGCCAGGACCCTGCTTCCAAAGTAGCCTGCGAAACTTTGGTCACCACGGATTTTGCGCTGGTAGCCGGCGAAATCAAGTCGAAGGCCCATGTAGAGGCCGAGCCAATTGTTCGTGAGGTAATTCGCCGCATCGGCTACAACAAGCCGGAGTACCTGTTCAACGCCGATACCTGCGAGGTGATGAACCGCCTGCACGAGCAGTCGGCCGACATCAACCAGGGCGTAGAGCGCGCCAGCGACGAAGAGCAGGGCGCCGGCGACCAGGGCATGATGTTCGGGTACGCCACTAAGGAGACGCCCAACTACATGCCGCTGGCCCTCGACCTCTCGCACCGTTTGCTGCAGGAACTGTCGAAAATCCGCCGCGAAGGCACGGAAATGACCTACCTGCGCCCCGATGCCAAAAGCCAGGTAACCATCCGCTACGCCGACGACAACACGCCTGAGGCCATCGAAACCATCGTGGTAAGCACCCAGCACGATGAGTTCGACCAGGACGAGCAAACCATGCTCCGGCAGATCGAGCAGGACATCAAAATCATTCTGGTGCCCCGCGTGAAAGCCCAGCTCAGCCCCGAGGTGCAGAGCCTGTTTACCGACGCCATCATCTACCACATCAACCCCACCGGCAAATTCGTTATCGGCGGGCCCCACGGCGATTCCGGCCTCACCGGTCGCAAAATCATCGTGGACACCTACGGCGGCAAAGGCGCCCACGGCGGCGGTGCTTTCTCGGGCAAAGACTCCAGCAAAGTAGACCGTTCGGCCGCTTACGCAGCCCGCCACATCGCCAAAAACCTGGTAGCGGCCGGCGTAGCCGACCAAGTGTTGGTGCAAGTAGCCTACGCCATCGGCGTGGCGCAGCCCGTGGGTGTGTTCGTGACCACCTACGGCACCACGCAGGCCAGCAACGGCCACGGCGAGAAGCTCACCGACGGCCAGATTGCCGAAAAAGTGCAGCGCCTCTTCGACCTGCGCCCCTACGCCATCGTGCAGCGCCTGGGCTTGCGCAACCCTATCTTCAGCGAATCGGCCGCTTACGGCCATATGGGCCGCCAGCCCGGCACCAAAGAGGTGAAGGACGCCGCCGGCAACACCCGCACCGTGGAAACCTTCACCTGGGAAAAGCTTGACTACGTTGACAAGATCAAAGCCGAATTCGGCCTGTAG
- a CDS encoding polysaccharide biosynthesis/export family protein: MRPSVSRHLTLFWLLCLPFLTLVSSCTDRLYNQRVMFQLDNGKGLDTTRIRRVVNRVNRNYTIQNNDQLSVRVYTNEGERIIDPNGELRFGAPAGMLSTGANGSRTLGNSGQSGGGAQGGGAAQSSAGESEFLVQTDGYVRLPLVNRVRISGLTLLQADSVLQIKYSEFYKGVFVTTRVTNNRVIVLGSPGGKIVPLVNDNMNLLEVLASAGGIDGSGGGTGSLYRSGGKASNIRIIRGNLKNPQIEQVDLTTIDGMRRANLQVEPNDIIYIEPIRRPFYDALNDAAPVLGLSSILLTTVSLIISLTR, encoded by the coding sequence ATGCGTCCATCTGTTTCTCGCCACCTAACGCTGTTTTGGCTGCTATGCCTGCCCTTTCTGACCTTGGTGTCGTCGTGCACTGATCGGTTGTACAATCAGCGCGTGATGTTTCAGCTGGACAATGGCAAAGGCCTCGACACAACCCGTATCCGCCGGGTGGTGAACCGCGTGAACCGCAACTACACCATTCAGAACAACGATCAGCTCTCGGTGCGGGTCTACACCAATGAAGGTGAGCGAATTATCGATCCGAACGGTGAATTGCGCTTTGGGGCACCTGCCGGAATGCTGTCTACCGGGGCTAATGGCAGCCGGACATTGGGAAATAGTGGCCAGAGTGGAGGCGGTGCGCAAGGCGGAGGCGCTGCGCAAAGCTCGGCCGGCGAGTCGGAATTCTTGGTGCAGACGGATGGCTATGTCCGGTTACCGCTCGTAAACCGGGTGCGCATCTCGGGACTAACCCTGCTGCAAGCAGATAGCGTCCTGCAGATCAAGTACAGCGAATTCTACAAAGGAGTTTTCGTGACTACCCGCGTGACCAACAACCGGGTCATCGTACTGGGTTCACCAGGGGGGAAAATCGTGCCACTTGTAAATGACAACATGAACCTGCTGGAGGTATTGGCCTCAGCGGGCGGAATCGACGGAAGTGGCGGTGGCACCGGAAGCCTATACAGGTCAGGAGGTAAGGCCTCCAATATTCGCATCATCCGAGGCAACCTAAAAAACCCACAGATCGAACAAGTGGACCTGACAACTATTGATGGAATGCGTAGGGCCAACCTGCAGGTGGAGCCCAATGACATCATCTATATCGAGCCTATTCGTCGTCCCTTCTATGATGCATTGAACGATGCTGCACCCGTATTGGGTTTGTCATCTATCCTGCTAACCACCGTAAGTCTGATCATCTCACTTACGCGTTAG
- the rpsU gene encoding 30S ribosomal protein S21, with product MIIVQIKENESVDRALKRFKKKFERTGVLKELRRRTFFQKPSITNRKQKQKAIYKQVTYGNEANA from the coding sequence ATGATCATCGTACAAATCAAGGAAAACGAGTCGGTTGACCGCGCCCTCAAGCGTTTCAAGAAGAAGTTTGAGCGCACGGGCGTTCTGAAAGAGCTGCGTCGTCGCACCTTCTTCCAGAAGCCGTCGATCACCAACCGTAAGCAGAAGCAGAAGGCCATCTACAAGCAGGTGACCTACGGCAACGAGGCTAACGCCTAG
- a CDS encoding acyl-CoA dehydrogenase family protein — MELVATENQTMIAQMVRDFGAQHIKPHMMKWDESQEFPIDVFHKLGEMGLMGVLVPQQYGGAGFGYTEYVTAIAELSKIDGSIGLSMAAHNSLCTGHILQHASEEQKQKYLPKLASGEWIGAWGLTEPNTGSDAGNMRTVAIADGDDYVLNGAKNFITHGKSGNVAVVIARTGEVGDSHGMTAFIVERGTLGFAAGRKEDKLGMRASETTELIFTDCRVPKENVIGKVGDGFVQALKVLDGGRISIAALSLGIAQGAYEAALQYSKERHQFNQPISNFQGIAFKLADMATEIEAASLLTYRAADMKDRGLNVNRESAMAKLYASEVSVRVANEGVQIFGGYGYTKDYPAEKYYRDAKLCTIGEGTSEIQKLVIARTLLK, encoded by the coding sequence ATGGAATTGGTTGCTACCGAAAACCAGACAATGATTGCTCAGATGGTGCGCGACTTCGGTGCGCAGCATATCAAACCCCACATGATGAAGTGGGACGAAAGCCAGGAATTTCCAATTGACGTGTTTCATAAACTCGGCGAAATGGGTCTGATGGGCGTTCTGGTTCCGCAGCAGTACGGTGGAGCTGGCTTTGGCTACACCGAGTACGTGACGGCTATTGCCGAGTTGTCGAAGATTGACGGCAGCATCGGCCTGAGCATGGCGGCGCACAACTCGCTGTGCACCGGCCACATTCTGCAGCATGCCTCCGAGGAGCAAAAGCAGAAATACCTGCCGAAACTGGCCTCCGGTGAGTGGATTGGGGCCTGGGGCCTGACGGAACCCAACACGGGCTCCGACGCCGGCAACATGCGCACCGTGGCCATTGCCGATGGCGACGACTATGTGCTCAACGGCGCCAAGAACTTCATCACCCACGGCAAATCTGGCAACGTAGCCGTGGTGATTGCCCGTACCGGCGAAGTCGGCGACTCGCATGGTATGACGGCTTTCATCGTGGAACGCGGTACCCTGGGCTTCGCGGCCGGCCGCAAGGAGGACAAGCTGGGCATGCGCGCTTCCGAAACCACGGAACTGATTTTCACGGACTGCCGCGTGCCGAAGGAAAACGTCATTGGTAAGGTAGGCGATGGGTTTGTACAAGCACTGAAGGTGCTCGACGGCGGCCGCATCAGCATTGCGGCACTGAGCCTCGGCATTGCGCAGGGCGCTTATGAAGCGGCGCTGCAATACTCCAAGGAACGTCACCAGTTCAACCAGCCCATCAGCAACTTCCAGGGCATTGCCTTCAAGCTGGCCGATATGGCTACTGAAATTGAAGCAGCCTCCTTGCTCACGTACCGCGCGGCCGATATGAAGGACCGCGGCCTGAACGTGAACCGCGAATCGGCCATGGCTAAGCTGTACGCTTCCGAGGTATCGGTGCGGGTGGCGAATGAGGGCGTGCAGATCTTCGGCGGCTACGGCTACACCAAGGACTACCCGGCCGAAAAATACTACCGCGACGCCAAGCTGTGCACCATCGGCGAGGGCACCAGCGAAATTCAGAAGCTCGTTATTGCCCGCACGCTGCTTAAGTAA
- a CDS encoding tyrosine-type recombinase/integrase, whose amino-acid sequence MDLFFAYLRSERRYSPNTLLSYQTDLRQFSDYLRATYELEEPAQADHTLIRSWVVTLMQQDLDPRTVNRKIACLRSYYKFLLTTGAIGRNPMLRIKAPKMAKKLPDFVPEDSLNGLLNSFEFPDTLAGRRDQLILELLYGTGIRLSELLGIRPDDVSLAARTVRVTGKGNKQRIVPLNPTLVTVLTSYIAFRQREFGAEGNAHSALLVTDKGEPLYEKLVYRTVKHYLSQITTASSQQHPHVLRHSFATHLLNKGADLNAIKELLGHANLAATQVYTHLSIDKLKSVFEQAHPKA is encoded by the coding sequence ATGGATTTGTTTTTTGCCTACCTGCGGTCGGAACGACGCTACAGCCCCAACACGCTGCTGTCGTACCAGACCGATTTGCGCCAGTTCTCCGATTACCTGCGGGCGACGTACGAGCTGGAAGAACCGGCCCAGGCCGACCACACGCTCATTCGCTCGTGGGTGGTGACGCTGATGCAGCAAGACCTGGATCCGCGCACTGTCAACCGCAAGATTGCCTGCCTGCGCTCCTACTACAAGTTTCTGCTGACCACGGGCGCCATCGGGCGCAACCCCATGCTGCGCATCAAGGCTCCCAAAATGGCCAAGAAGTTGCCCGACTTCGTGCCTGAAGACAGTCTGAATGGGTTGCTGAACTCTTTTGAATTTCCTGACACTCTCGCAGGCCGGCGCGACCAATTGATTCTGGAGCTGCTGTATGGCACTGGCATCCGCCTGTCGGAGCTGTTGGGCATCCGGCCCGATGATGTGAGTTTGGCGGCGCGCACGGTGCGCGTGACGGGCAAGGGCAACAAACAGCGCATCGTGCCGCTGAACCCTACGCTGGTAACCGTACTGACCAGCTATATAGCGTTTCGGCAACGCGAGTTTGGGGCGGAAGGCAACGCCCACTCCGCGCTCCTCGTTACGGATAAGGGCGAACCGTTGTATGAAAAGCTGGTGTATCGGACTGTGAAGCACTATTTGAGCCAGATTACCACGGCGTCGTCGCAGCAGCACCCGCACGTGTTGCGGCATTCGTTTGCCACGCACCTGCTCAATAAAGGGGCTGACCTGAACGCCATCAAGGAATTGCTGGGCCACGCCAACCTGGCGGCCACCCAGGTATACACGCACTTATCCATTGACAAGCTGAAATCTGTTTTTGAACAGGCCCATCCAAAGGCCTGA
- the hpf gene encoding ribosome hibernation-promoting factor, HPF/YfiA family gives MKVQMHSVHFDADQKLLDFIQKRLDKLETFYDRVTEGEVILKLNNKDGIANKTVEIKLLVPGATLFSQEDAPSFEAAADAASESLKRQITKHKEKILAH, from the coding sequence ATGAAAGTACAGATGCATTCGGTGCACTTCGACGCCGACCAAAAACTGCTCGATTTCATCCAGAAACGCCTCGACAAGCTCGAAACCTTCTATGACCGCGTCACGGAAGGTGAAGTGATTCTGAAGCTGAACAACAAAGACGGTATTGCCAACAAGACCGTGGAAATAAAGCTGCTCGTACCGGGCGCCACGCTGTTTTCGCAGGAAGACGCGCCTTCGTTTGAAGCCGCCGCTGATGCTGCCTCTGAAAGCCTGAAACGCCAGATCACCAAGCACAAAGAGAAAATCTTGGCGCACTAA